The DNA sequence ACAAATAATAGTCTGACTTGGACGTATAATGGGGTGGATTTTATGCTCGCTTCTGAAGATTTAACTCAGGAAGAAATGATCATGATTGCGAGTTCTGTTAAGAATCAATCAATTAAATAGGAAAACCCCAAACAGGCTCTACAATACATGCTAGGCCTGTTTTCTTTTACTTGACAAAGGAAGATATACAGCTAATAATCATTTATACTAATGGTAATATAAGCAGAAAGGGTTTTGTTGATTTTGTCAACTTTTCACAGAGATACATGGGTAGAGATAAATTTGGATCATATCCATGATAATGTTCAAGCTATGAGAAATCATATAGCGGATGATGTCCAAATTATAGCAGTCGTAAAAGCAAATGCATACGGCCATGGTTATACTCAAGTTGCACGTACAGCGCTTGAAGCTGGAGCTACCATGTTAGCTGTTGCTTTTATGGATGAAGCGATATTTTTAAGAAAGCAGGGTATTCAAGCCCCGATCTTAGTAATGGGCGCTACAAGACCTGAGGATCTATCAGATGCAGTAAAATTTAATGTTATTATTACTATATTTCAAGCAGAATGGTTACATGAAGCTCTTAAGTTCTATCACGAAGATCAAGCAATACATTTGCATGTGAAGTTAGATACCGGTATGGGAAGGTTAGGGGTTAGAACCGAAGCTGAAATAAAAGCAATCGAAGCCGTGGTAAACAATGATAAACGACTAGTTTTACACGGTGCATATACTCACTATGCAACTGCTGATGAAATTAACACAACATTTCTTGAACAGCAATATCGTATGTTTCAGGAGATGTTAGATTGGTTTGCTGAAAAACCTTCAATGATTCATTGTGCAAACAGCGCTGCAGCACTAAGGTTCCCACATCAACTATTTAATGCAATAAGATTCGGTATATCTATGTACGGGCTAACTCCATCTGTAGATATAAAGCCACAATTACCTTTTCCATTAAAGGAAGCTTTTTCTTTGCATAGTCGTTTATCTCATATAAAGCTAGTCTCGCCTGGTAATAGCATTAGTTATGGTGCCACCTATACGACAAAACAAGAGGAATGGATCGGAACTGTACCAATTGGTTATGCCGATGGCTGGTTACGAAAACTACGTAACAATGAGGTATTAGTTAACGGAGAAAGAATTCCAATTGTTGGTACAATCTGCATGGACCAAATGATGGTAAAGCTAAATAATGAGGTGCCAGTAGGTACTCAAGTAACATTAATTGGTCAACAGCTTAATAACTTTATACAAGTAGATGAGATAGCTGAGCAATTAGATACAATAAATTATGAAATTACTTGCATGATTAATTACCGTGTTCCACGGCTCTATATTAGGAATAACAGTGTTATTGAAGTGGTAAATCACTTGAAGTAGGATGATGTTTTATAAAAAATGCTATTGTAATATAAACTTTATGAATAAAAATACCTTTGCCTAGACGATAATAGATAAGAATTTACTTAGTTACGCTTTGCATCTAAGGTGTTTAGTGGTATGATAAATGTTAGAATGGAATGATAATGTGTAGTGTACTGGTGGAGGTGTATGTTTGTGTCTGAATCTAGCGCAACGACAGAAATATTAATCAGGTTACCGAAAAACTTAGTAAATGAGTTAGATGTTCTAGTAAAACAAGAAGAAGGTAATCGAAGTGAGGTTATTTATCAAGCTACAAAAATGTACCTTCGAGAACGCAAGCAGCGTCAAATACGTGAGTCGATGAGACGTGGTTATATGGAAATGGCAAAAATAAATTTAAGCATTGCATCAGAAGCCTTTTTAGCTGAATACGAAGCTGAACATACAGTAGAACGCTTAGTTAGCGGGGGGTAATCGTTTGATTGTTAAACGAGGCGACGTGTATTTTGCTGATTTATCCCCAGTTGTTGGCTCTGAGCAAGGGGGCGTTCGCCCTGTACTTGTCATTCAGAACGATATAGGCAATCGTTTTAGTCCAACTGTCATAGTAGCTGCTATTACCGCTCAAATACAAAAAGCTAAACTGCCTACACATGTTGAAATAGATGCAAAGCGGTATGATTTTGAACGTGACTCTGTAATTTTGTTAGAGCAAGTTCGGACAATCGATAA is a window from the Bacillus sp. SM2101 genome containing:
- the alr gene encoding alanine racemase — encoded protein: MSTFHRDTWVEINLDHIHDNVQAMRNHIADDVQIIAVVKANAYGHGYTQVARTALEAGATMLAVAFMDEAIFLRKQGIQAPILVMGATRPEDLSDAVKFNVIITIFQAEWLHEALKFYHEDQAIHLHVKLDTGMGRLGVRTEAEIKAIEAVVNNDKRLVLHGAYTHYATADEINTTFLEQQYRMFQEMLDWFAEKPSMIHCANSAAALRFPHQLFNAIRFGISMYGLTPSVDIKPQLPFPLKEAFSLHSRLSHIKLVSPGNSISYGATYTTKQEEWIGTVPIGYADGWLRKLRNNEVLVNGERIPIVGTICMDQMMVKLNNEVPVGTQVTLIGQQLNNFIQVDEIAEQLDTINYEITCMINYRVPRLYIRNNSVIEVVNHLK
- a CDS encoding ribbon-helix-helix protein, CopG family — translated: MSESSATTEILIRLPKNLVNELDVLVKQEEGNRSEVIYQATKMYLRERKQRQIRESMRRGYMEMAKINLSIASEAFLAEYEAEHTVERLVSGG
- the ndoA gene encoding type II toxin-antitoxin system endoribonuclease NdoA, which gives rise to MIVKRGDVYFADLSPVVGSEQGGVRPVLVIQNDIGNRFSPTVIVAAITAQIQKAKLPTHVEIDAKRYDFERDSVILLEQVRTIDKQRLTDKITHLDEEMMDKVDEALQISLGLIDF